In Colletotrichum destructivum chromosome 8, complete sequence, the following proteins share a genomic window:
- a CDS encoding Putative glycoside hydrolase, family 3, glycoside hydrolase family 3 domain, immunoglobulin: MDLPLTNREDREVEPPASPPDTEMTNSTPNTVFSPPYSPQQKVRQLMKDTRAAARKKLDQLSLEEKVSLLTAADFWRTKSIPSKSIPAVKTSDGPNGARGGIFVGGTKAALFPCGVSLAATWNKELLYEVGQHLADEAKARSANILLAPTVCMHRHPLGGRNFESFSEDPLLTGKLAAQYIRGLQEKGVAATIKHFVGNEQETHRLTIDSLIQERPLREIYLRPFEIAVREANPWALMSSYNLVNGVHADMHNLTLKDILRGEWGYDGTVVSDWGGTNSTAESIIAGCDVEFPYSPKWRFDKVVKALEEGEIRQEEIDRAAENVLTLVERLKGDDMSAEQPEREDNRASTRDLIRTAGAEGLTLLKNEGAVLPLNPKTTKVAVIGPNANRAIAGGGGSASLNPYYRTIPLESIRSVAEQEVTFAQGCHIYKWLPVASPYCTEKSGKPGVNIDWYSGDKFEGEVVVVQRRMNTDLFLWDSAPLSEIGPEWSAIATTYLTPKTTGKHTVSFMSVGPGKLYVEGKLALNLWDWTEEGEAMFDGSVDYLVEVDMEAGKPVELKVEMTNELRPLAKQKQFGITHKYGGCRIGFKEEDQVDFLQEAVEAAKAADVAVVIVGLDAEWESEGYDRQTMDLPSDGSQDRLIEAVVKANPRTVVVNQSGTPVTMPWVDQVPAIIQGWYQGQEAGNALADVLFGFKNPSGKLPSTFPKRIQDTPAYNNWPGENLKVNYGEGLYIGYRHYERAKIEPLFPFGHGLSYTTFEYGRPSISTKTLTSRGTVEVVFAVSNVGAVAGAEVVQIYVRDDKSRLPRPEKELVAFEKVFLVAGETKHLHIYLDKYAVGYYDTSVPGWVAEEGTFRVLIGASSADIKHSVQFEVKESFNWVF; this comes from the exons ATGGATCTGCCTCTTACCAACCGCGAAGACCGCGAGGTTGAACCGCCGGCTTCTCCCCCAGACACCGAGATGACCAACTCGACGCCCAATACCGTGTTTTCACCGCCTTATAGCCCCCAACAGAAAGTCCGGCAGCTCATGAAAGACACCAGAGCtgcggcgaggaagaagttGGATCAGCTGTcgctggaggagaag GTCTCTCTACTTACTGCTGCAGACTTCTGGAGGACCAAGTCCATCCCTTCCAAGTCCATCCCTGCTGTCAAGACATCAGATGGCCCCAACGGTGCGCGCGGGGGCATCTTTGTTGGCGGTACCAAG GCCGCTCTTTTCCCCTGTGGTGTCTCTCTCGCCGCGACGTGGAACAAGGAGCTATTGTACGAAGTTGGCCAGCATCTGGCCGATGAGGCCAAGGCAAGATCTGCCAACATCCTCCTTGCGCCGACTGTCTGTATGCACCGTCACCCACTGGGAGGGCGCAATTTCGAGTCTTTCTCCGAAGATCCCCTTCTGACGGGAAAGCTGGCCGCTCAGTACATTCGTGGGTTGCAGGAAAAGGGTGTTGCGGCAACCATTAAGC ACTTTGTTGGCAACGAGCAAGAGACACACAGACTGACAATAGACTCGCTCATCCAAGAGCGCCCGCTGCGCGAGATCTACTTGCGGCCGTTTGAGATCGCCGTCCGCGAAGCAAACCCCTGGGCTTTGATGTCGTCCTACAACCTCGTCAATGGTGTGCACGCGGACATGCACAATTTGACGTTAAAGGACATTCTCCGAGGTGAATGGGGATATGATGG AACTGTTGTTTCTGACTGGGGTGGCACCAACTCTACAGCCGAATCTATCATTGCCGGATGCGACGTCGAGTTCCCTTACTCTCCGAAATGGCGTTTTGACAAGGTGGTCAAGGCCTTGGAAGAGGGCGAGATCCGCCAAGAGGAGATCGACCGCGCAGCCGAGAACGTTCTCACGCTGGTCGAGCGCTTGAAGGGCGATGACATGTCGGCGGAGCAGCCGGAGAGGGAGGACAACCGCGCATCAACCAGAGACCTCATCCGCACAGCCGGGGCTGAGGGCTTGACGCTCCTCAAGAACGAGggcgccgtcctcccccTGAACCCGAAGACGACCAAGGTCGCAGTCATCGGTCCCAATGCCAAccgcgccatcgccggcggtggcggcagcgccagTCTGAACCCTTACTACCGGACGATCCCTCTCGAGAGCATCCGCTCCGtggccgagcaggaggtgACGTTTGCGCAAGGATGCCACATCTACAAGTGGCTCCCGGTCGCCTCTCCTTATTGCACGGAGAAGTCGGGCAAGCCGGGTGTCAACATCGACTGGTATTCCGGGGACAAAttcgagggcgaggtggtCGTCGTGCAGAGACGGATGAACACTGACCTGTTCCTCTGGGACTCTGCTCCCCTCAGCGAGATCGGGCCGGAGTGGTCGGCGATCGCCACGACGTACCTCACGCCTAAGACTACCGGCAAGCACACCGTCAGCTTTATGAGCGTCGGCCCCGGCAAGCTGTACGTCGAAGGCAAGCTGGCGCTGAACCTCTGGGACTGGaccgaggagggcgaggccatGTTTGACGGGTCCGTCGACTACCTGGTCGAAGTCGACATGGAAGCTGGCAAGCCGGTAGAGCTCAAGGTCGAGATGACTAACGAGCTGAGGCCGCTGGCCAAACAGAAGCAGTTCGGTATCACGCACAAGTACGGAGGCTGCCGGATTGGgttcaaggaggaggaccaGGTGGACTTTCTccaggaggccgtcgaggccgccaaggcagCCGACGTGGCCGTCGTTATCGTCGGTCTTGACGCTGAGTGGGAGTCCGAGGGGTACGACAGACAGACGATGGACCTGCCGTCCGACGGAAGCCAGGATCGCCTCATTGAGGCAGTCGTGAAGGCCAACCcccgcaccgtcgtcgtcaaccaATCGGGCACCCCGGTCACAATGCCGTGGGTTGACCAGGTGCCAGCCATCATCCAGGGGTGGTACCAAGGACAGGAGGCCGGAAACGCGCTCGCCGATGTCTTGTTCGGGTTCAAGAACCCCAGCGGGAAGCTCCCG TCGACCTTCCCCAAGCGTATCCAGGATACGCCGGCCTATAACAACTGGCCCGGAGAGAACCTCAAGGTCAactacggcgagggcctgTACATCGGCTACCGGCACTATGAGAGGGCCAAGATCGAGCCGTTGTTCCCCTTCGGGCACGGCCTCTCCTACACGACGTTCGAGTATGGACGGCCTTCTATCAGCACGAAGACGCTCACGTCTCGGGGCACTGTTgaggtcgtcttcgccgtcagTAACGTCGGAGccgtggccggcgccgaggttgtGCAGATCTACGTGCGGGACGACAAGTCGAGGCTGCCGCGCCCCGAGAAGGAGCTCGTCGCGTTCGAGAAGGTGTTCCTCGTGGCCGGCGAGACGAAGCACCTCCACATCTACCTCGATAAGTACGCCGTAGGATACTACGACACGTCGGTGCCGGGGtgggtggccgaggagggcacATTCAGGGTCCTCATCGGCGCATCATCCGCCGACATCAA ACACTCGGTCCAATTTGAAGTCAAGGAGTCATTCAACTGGGTCTTCTAG
- a CDS encoding Putative SCA7 domain, SAGA-associated factor 73, translating into MASRLSIAAYAHSEDDEHLGNNNNTPPPGENADPTPRAQSSSRRKPRRRPVDIERQCGVPMGGEGRLCGAALMCRRHSMSAKRSVAGRSAPFDLLLLAATTAEERREE; encoded by the exons ATGGCTTCCCGACTATCGATTGCGGCCTACGCTCACTcagaagacgacgagcatctaggcaacaacaacaacacgcCCCCGCCCGGTGAAAACGCGGATCCCACACCGAGAGCACAGAGTTCGAGTAGGCGCAAGCCTCGCCGAC GACCCGTCGATATCGAGCGCCAGTGCGGCGTTCCGATGGGAGGCGAGGGGCGTCTATGTGGCGCGGCGTTGATGTGCAGGCGGCACTCGATGAGCGCGAAGCGGTCGGTGGCCGGAAGGTCCGCGCCGTTCGACCTACTGTTGCTGGCCGCTACTACTgcggaggagaggagagaagagtAG